One window from the genome of Glycine soja cultivar W05 chromosome 12, ASM419377v2, whole genome shotgun sequence encodes:
- the LOC114378042 gene encoding glutaredoxin-C9-like — MQQAIPYRSWQPLITPTNANTTHFTISPHTLVTFSTVSTTELSLKDDIGSEPNNNIHNSDNPFFVSSKMVPNMVLENAIIVFARRGCCMSHVVKRLLLGLGVNPAVHEVEESDEVGVVRELEAIVGANHGGNKMQFPAVFIGGKLFGGLDKVMATHISGELVPILKEAGALWL, encoded by the coding sequence atGCAACAAGCAATTCCTTATAGGTCATGGCAACCTCTCATCACACCCACCAACGCCAACACCACTCACTTCACAATTAGCCCACACACATTAGTAACCTTTTCCACAGTGTCTACAACAGAATTATCTCTAAAAGACGATATTGGTTCGGAACCGAATAACAACATCCATAATAGTGATAATCCTTTCTTTGTTTCCTCCAAAATGGTGCCCAACATGGTCTTAGAGAACGCGATTATAGTCTTCGCTAGGCGTGGTTGTTGCATGAGCCATGTTGTGAAGCGATTGCTGCTGGGTCTTGGGGTGAACCCTGCGGTGCACGAGGTGGAGGAGAGTGATGAAGTGGGTGTTGTTAGAGAATTGGAAGCAATTGTGggtgccaatcatggagggaaTAAGATGCAATTTCCAGCAGTTTTTATTGGTGGCAAATTGTTTGGGGGATTGGATAAGGTAATGGCTACTCATATTTCAGGGGAATTGGTTCCAATTCTCAAAGAAGCAGGAGCTCTATGGCTTTGA